One Streptomyces sp. NBC_00554 DNA segment encodes these proteins:
- a CDS encoding universal stress protein: MTHPITVGVDGSDEGGAAAAWAGREAVRRGLPLRVVYAWHGQPHLLAGGPDREEQARWAQELVEAAARTVTERHADLSVSAEVLEGGAVDSLVAAASDAETLVLGSRGHGAIVGFLIGSVGQQVIAEAARPVVLVRADDNAASEAAGREIVVGQQGGPDDSAAGLRFAFETAAARGASVRVVRAWSLPPLFTYSPGSLKLLDEAGGMEPFEKKALTEAVQPWREQFPEVPVTEYVEMGSAGQVLLSLAARAQLMVVQRRAERSAVGSRIGSVAHAVMHHAPCPVAVVPHS; this comes from the coding sequence ATGACGCACCCGATCACCGTGGGCGTGGACGGATCGGACGAGGGCGGGGCCGCTGCGGCGTGGGCGGGCAGGGAAGCCGTCCGGCGAGGACTGCCCCTGCGGGTGGTGTACGCCTGGCACGGGCAACCGCACCTACTGGCAGGCGGGCCGGACCGCGAGGAACAGGCGCGGTGGGCACAGGAGTTGGTGGAGGCCGCCGCCCGCACCGTCACCGAACGGCACGCGGACCTGTCCGTTTCGGCCGAGGTCCTGGAAGGCGGCGCCGTCGACTCGCTGGTCGCCGCGGCTTCGGACGCCGAGACACTGGTCCTCGGTTCACGCGGGCACGGAGCGATCGTCGGTTTCCTGATCGGCTCCGTCGGACAGCAGGTGATCGCCGAGGCCGCCCGCCCCGTCGTGCTGGTGCGTGCCGATGACAACGCCGCGTCCGAGGCGGCGGGCCGCGAGATCGTCGTAGGTCAGCAAGGCGGTCCGGACGACAGTGCCGCCGGCCTTCGGTTCGCCTTCGAGACGGCGGCGGCCCGCGGCGCCTCGGTGCGCGTCGTACGTGCGTGGAGCCTGCCGCCGCTGTTCACCTACAGCCCCGGCTCGTTGAAGCTGCTCGACGAGGCCGGGGGAATGGAACCCTTCGAGAAGAAGGCTCTCACCGAGGCGGTGCAGCCCTGGCGAGAGCAGTTTCCCGAGGTGCCCGTCACCGAGTACGTCGAGATGGGCAGCGCAGGACAGGTCTTGCTCTCGCTGGCCGCGCGGGCCCAGCTGATGGTCGTCCAGCGCCGCGCCGAACGCTCGGCCGTGGGATCACGGATCGGATCGGTGGCCCACGCGGTGATGCACCACGCGCCGTGCCCCGTGGCGGTTGTCCCGCACTCCTGA
- a CDS encoding SGNH/GDSL hydrolase family protein produces the protein MSAASYRRRTVGVVAALIMAACGPLTVSSVAQAQVQAEAVAQKSQPVSQAPASAAAAPAAAKGRHSVVTWGASADRQSAGPADRSYRLIVRTSVGGTNMQIRLSNAFGENPVTFASAYAGLQKQGAELVRGSNRQLSFGGAASVIVPAGETVLSDPLPGKLAAQSNLVVSLYVTGAQGPTTGHGMAMQTSYATAGDHAAEEGAGAWTDPMGSWYWLDAVNVETSTSIGSVVTLGDSITDGWQSSTDLNRRWPDYLSRRLQAADTPVKGVANEGISGNKVLADGAGQSALNRLQRDVLSHPGVRTVFLFEGVNDIKAHSGVTAQDMIDGYRKIIDQAHAAGKCVVGSTIAPFKGWYEWDTAAESVRLEINEFVRNSGELDAVTDFDKILRSPYDHERISPFFDNGDHLHPNDVGMGAMADAVDIGSLTSC, from the coding sequence ATGAGTGCCGCCTCGTACCGGCGCCGCACGGTGGGCGTCGTAGCTGCGCTGATCATGGCGGCCTGCGGGCCCCTGACCGTCTCCTCGGTGGCACAGGCCCAGGTGCAGGCAGAGGCGGTGGCACAGAAGTCGCAGCCGGTGTCGCAGGCCCCTGCGTCCGCGGCGGCGGCTCCGGCCGCCGCGAAGGGCAGGCACTCGGTGGTCACCTGGGGCGCCAGCGCCGACCGGCAGAGCGCCGGTCCCGCCGACCGCAGTTACCGGTTGATCGTGCGCACCAGTGTCGGCGGCACGAACATGCAGATCCGGCTGTCCAACGCCTTCGGCGAGAACCCGGTGACCTTCGCGAGCGCCTACGCGGGGCTGCAGAAGCAGGGTGCGGAGCTGGTCCGCGGCTCCAACCGGCAACTGTCCTTCGGCGGGGCCGCGTCCGTTATCGTCCCGGCCGGCGAGACCGTGCTCAGCGACCCGCTGCCCGGGAAGCTGGCCGCCCAGAGCAACCTGGTCGTCAGCCTGTACGTGACGGGCGCCCAGGGACCGACGACCGGTCACGGCATGGCCATGCAGACCAGCTACGCGACCGCGGGCGACCACGCCGCCGAGGAGGGCGCGGGCGCCTGGACCGATCCGATGGGGTCCTGGTACTGGCTGGACGCCGTCAATGTGGAGACCTCCACGTCCATCGGCTCGGTGGTGACCCTCGGCGACTCCATCACCGACGGCTGGCAGTCCAGCACCGACCTGAACCGGCGCTGGCCCGACTACCTCTCCCGTCGGCTCCAGGCGGCGGACACCCCCGTCAAGGGCGTCGCCAACGAAGGGATCTCCGGGAACAAGGTGCTCGCGGACGGCGCAGGGCAGAGCGCGCTGAACCGTCTGCAACGCGATGTGCTCTCCCATCCGGGTGTGCGCACCGTCTTCCTCTTCGAGGGCGTCAACGACATCAAGGCGCACTCGGGAGTCACGGCCCAGGACATGATCGACGGCTACCGGAAGATCATCGATCAGGCCCACGCGGCGGGCAAGTGCGTCGTCGGCTCGACCATCGCCCCGTTCAAGGGCTGGTACGAATGGGACACGGCGGCCGAGTCCGTACGCCTGGAGATCAATGAATTCGTGCGGAACAGCGGGGAGTTGGACGCTGTCACCGACTTCGACAAGATCCTGCGCAGCCCCTACGACCACGAAAGGATCTCGCCGTTCTTCGACAACGGCGATCACCTGCACCCCAATGATGTGGGGATGGGAGCGATGGCCGACGCGGTCGACATCGGGAGCCTGACCTCCTGCTGA
- a CDS encoding DinB family protein, translating to MTGPQRRADFFTAPHQERRHLNARTTGDERGMLVSVLAAQRATLELKCAGLGAELARRSVEPSTLSLLGLVRHLADVERRWFRKVLAGQDASPRFSTEAEPDEDFDGAMPDPALVTAAWEAWRTDVAFAERFVTEAPGLDIEGHDSWLGAVSLRWVLIHMIEEYARHNGHADLLRERIDGAVGL from the coding sequence ATGACCGGACCACAGCGAAGAGCCGACTTCTTCACCGCGCCGCACCAGGAGCGCCGCCACCTCAACGCCCGTACCACCGGCGACGAACGCGGCATGCTGGTCTCCGTGCTGGCGGCCCAGCGCGCGACGCTGGAACTCAAGTGCGCGGGCCTGGGTGCGGAGTTGGCGCGGCGGTCCGTGGAGCCCTCGACGCTTTCACTCCTCGGACTCGTCCGGCACCTCGCCGATGTGGAACGCCGCTGGTTCCGGAAGGTGCTGGCCGGGCAGGACGCGTCGCCCCGGTTCTCCACCGAGGCCGAACCCGACGAGGACTTCGACGGCGCGATGCCCGATCCCGCGCTCGTCACCGCGGCCTGGGAGGCCTGGCGCACCGACGTGGCATTCGCCGAACGCTTCGTCACCGAAGCGCCCGGCCTGGACATCGAGGGCCACGACTCCTGGCTCGGGGCGGTGTCACTGCGCTGGGTGCTGATCCACATGATCGAGGAGTACGCCCGCCACAACGGCCACGCCGACCTGCTCCGCGAACGCATCGACGGAGCGGTCGGCCTGTGA
- a CDS encoding coagulation factor 5/8 type domain-containing protein yields the protein MPSAFTDPSDSGPSTPARRSVLGAMAAAAAAPALIGLSTPASAAPVKPLALPGGGDLGPNVIVFDPSTPGIQARLDQVFAQQESAQFGTGRYQFLFKPGTYNGLNAQLGFYTSISGLGLSPDDTSINGDITVDAGWFGGNATQNFWRSAENLAITPVNGTNRWAVAQAAPFRRMHVRGGLNLSPNGYGWASGGYIADSRVDGTVGPYSQQQWYTRDSFVGGWLNAVWNMVFSGVEGAPAQTFPNPPYTTLNTTPISREKPFLYLNGTEYRVFLPEKRVNSRGTTWGSGTPRGTSLALTQFYVAKPGVTAATLNEALTQGLHLLLTPGIYHLDQPIQVNRANTVVLGLGYATLIPDNGVTAVKVADVDGVRLAGFLIDAGPVNSATLLEVGPTGASANHSVNPTTVQDVFIRIGGAGAGKATTSMVVNSRNTIIDHTWVWRADHGAGVGWETNRADYGVRVNGNDVLATGLFVEHFNKYDVQWYGQGGRTIFFQNEKAYDAPNQAAIQNGAIKGYAAYKVADTVTTHEAWGMGSYCYYNVDPTILQHHGFATPVNANVKFHNIMVISLGGQGQYERVINDTGSPTSGNTTVPSVVVNFP from the coding sequence ATGCCCTCTGCCTTCACAGACCCCTCGGACTCCGGCCCCTCCACACCGGCTCGCCGGTCCGTTCTCGGAGCGATGGCCGCCGCGGCTGCCGCACCCGCCCTGATCGGCCTGTCCACGCCGGCATCCGCCGCACCCGTCAAGCCACTGGCCCTGCCCGGCGGCGGTGACCTCGGCCCGAACGTCATCGTCTTCGACCCCTCGACCCCGGGCATCCAGGCCAGACTGGACCAGGTGTTCGCGCAGCAGGAGTCGGCCCAGTTCGGCACGGGCCGCTACCAGTTCCTCTTCAAGCCGGGCACCTACAACGGGCTCAACGCCCAACTCGGCTTCTACACCTCGATCTCGGGCCTCGGCCTGTCCCCGGACGACACGTCGATCAACGGCGACATCACCGTCGACGCGGGCTGGTTCGGCGGCAACGCCACGCAGAACTTCTGGCGTTCGGCGGAGAACCTCGCGATCACTCCCGTCAACGGCACGAACCGGTGGGCCGTCGCACAGGCCGCCCCCTTCCGGCGGATGCACGTCAGGGGCGGCCTCAACCTCTCCCCCAACGGCTACGGCTGGGCCAGCGGCGGCTACATCGCCGACAGCCGCGTCGACGGCACGGTCGGTCCGTACTCGCAGCAGCAGTGGTACACCCGCGACAGCTTTGTGGGCGGCTGGCTCAACGCCGTCTGGAACATGGTGTTCTCGGGCGTCGAGGGCGCCCCCGCGCAGACCTTCCCGAACCCGCCGTACACCACGCTGAACACCACGCCGATCTCCCGCGAGAAGCCGTTCCTCTACCTCAACGGCACGGAGTACCGCGTCTTCCTGCCGGAGAAGCGGGTCAACTCGCGCGGCACCACCTGGGGCAGCGGCACGCCGCGAGGTACGTCACTGGCGTTGACGCAGTTCTACGTGGCCAAGCCCGGTGTCACCGCCGCCACCCTCAACGAGGCGCTCACCCAAGGCCTCCATCTGCTGCTGACGCCGGGGATCTACCACCTCGACCAGCCGATCCAGGTCAACCGTGCCAACACCGTGGTGCTCGGCCTCGGTTACGCCACCCTGATCCCGGACAACGGCGTCACCGCGGTCAAGGTGGCCGATGTCGACGGCGTCCGCCTCGCGGGCTTCCTCATCGACGCCGGTCCCGTCAACTCCGCCACCCTGCTGGAGGTCGGGCCCACCGGCGCTTCGGCGAACCACTCCGTCAACCCGACCACCGTGCAGGACGTCTTCATCCGCATCGGCGGCGCGGGCGCCGGCAAGGCCACCACCAGCATGGTGGTCAACAGCCGCAACACGATCATCGACCACACCTGGGTCTGGCGCGCCGACCACGGCGCGGGAGTCGGCTGGGAGACCAACCGGGCCGACTACGGCGTCCGCGTCAACGGCAACGACGTACTGGCCACCGGGTTGTTCGTCGAGCACTTCAACAAGTACGACGTCCAGTGGTACGGCCAGGGCGGGCGCACGATCTTCTTCCAGAACGAGAAGGCGTACGACGCGCCGAACCAGGCCGCCATCCAGAACGGCGCGATCAAGGGGTACGCGGCCTACAAGGTCGCCGACACCGTGACCACGCACGAGGCCTGGGGCATGGGCAGCTACTGCTACTACAACGTCGATCCGACGATCCTCCAGCACCACGGATTCGCGACACCGGTCAACGCAAACGTGAAGTTCCACAACATCATGGTCATCTCACTGGGCGGCCAGGGGCAGTACGAGCGCGTCATCAACGACACGGGATCGCCCACCTCGGGCAACACCACCGTTCCGTCGGTGGTGGTCAACTTCCCCTGA